In one window of Synechococcales cyanobacterium T60_A2020_003 DNA:
- a CDS encoding BamA/TamA family outer membrane protein, with protein sequence MANVTQFIPLSFIEVDDTPSTLILNLQGGSLLGDAPPYEAFSLGESGSVRGYTGGDAASAQTFLQGTVEYRAPFALIRWGDGFVGSLLGESTLLAVSIFFDYATGFGTQTFVIGEPGVVRGKPGDGFGGGIGLLATSNLGLFRFELGFNDQSDAVFYFNIGDRF encoded by the coding sequence ATGGCTAACGTCACCCAGTTCATTCCGCTATCGTTTATCGAAGTAGACGACACCCCCAGTACGTTAATCCTGAATCTCCAAGGCGGTTCCTTGCTCGGGGATGCTCCACCCTACGAAGCCTTTAGCCTGGGGGAATCTGGCTCGGTTCGAGGGTATACCGGAGGGGATGCGGCCAGTGCCCAGACCTTCCTCCAGGGAACCGTGGAGTATCGCGCTCCCTTTGCGCTGATCCGGTGGGGCGATGGGTTTGTCGGGAGCCTGTTGGGAGAATCGACACTCCTGGCGGTGAGCATCTTTTTCGATTATGCAACGGGCTTTGGAACCCAAACCTTTGTCATCGGTGAACCGGGCGTTGTGCGTGGCAAACCCGGTGATGGCTTTGGGGGTGGAATTGGGCTTCTCGCCACATCTAATCTAGGACTATTCCGGTTTGAGCTGGGCTTTAATGATCAGAGCGATGCTGTGTTCTATTTCAATATTGGCGATCGCTTTTAA